One part of the Phragmites australis chromosome 3, lpPhrAust1.1, whole genome shotgun sequence genome encodes these proteins:
- the LOC133912767 gene encoding uncharacterized protein LOC133912767 has product MALVHAKAPGESTSAVAAHHLFLVVIDGVEASIHEGTLHGSIGGSVTVTSPGNLSADNLRSVLIRGGGGGAVRFTLCADAAAEGIDSVSFDRCGTARVDGAREVSVSRCRAAEVEHAGKVTLERCREARLRGGGGVRAARCRRADVESFGGVRLERCKDARVDWCGTVEVEMCRAVDVSRCGAVTGERCRVVNVAGCGSVAVAHAEINMVEEEQQ; this is encoded by the coding sequence ATGGCGCTCGTCCACGCCAAGGCCCCCGGCGAGTCCACCTCTGCCGTCGCCGCCCACCACCTGTTCCTCGTCGTCATCGACGGCGTCGAGGCGTCCATCCACGAGGGGACGCTCCACGGCAGCATCGGCGGCTCGGTTACCGTCACCAGCCCCGGCAACCTCTCCGCTGACAACCTCCGGAGCGTCCTcatccgcggcggcggcggtggcgccgtGCGGTTCACGCTCTGCGCCGACGCAGCCGCCGAAGGCATCGACTCCGTGTCCTTCGACCGGTGCGGCACGGCGCGGGTGGACGGGGCGCGGGAGGTGTCCGTCTCTCGGTGCCGCGCCGCGGAAGTGGAGCACGCTGGTAAGGTCACCCTTGAGCGGTGCAGAGAGGCGCGACTCAGGGGAGGCGGCggggttcgggccgcgcggtgCAGGCGCGCCGACGTGGAGAGCTTCGGCGGGGTGCGCCTGGAGCGGTGCAAGGACGCGCGCGTCGACTGGTGCGGCACCGTCGAGGTCGAGATGTGCAGGGCCGTCGACGTCAGCCGCTGCGGCGCCGTGACTGGGGAGCGGTGCCGCGTGGTGAACGTCGCAGGGTGCGGTAGCGTGGCGGTGGCGCACGCGGAGATCAACATGGTGGAGGAAGAGCAGCAGTAA